Proteins from a genomic interval of Eschrichtius robustus isolate mEscRob2 chromosome 9, mEscRob2.pri, whole genome shotgun sequence:
- the LOC137769097 gene encoding uncharacterized protein: protein MQHSPPPCTTHHLAQVSIRHYPPPGTTLHPALPFTLHYPPPCTTLCPAQPSTRHYPPRSTTLHHAVSATLHYPPPGTTLHPAQPSTLYYPPPGTTLHPALPSTQHNPPPCTTLYPALPSTWHYPPPCNTLYPAQPSTLHYPPPCTTFHPAQTSTLNYPSSCTTLYPAQPCTLHYPLHGTTLHPAIPSTRHNPQPGTTLHPVLPSTLYYPQPGTTLHPAQPYTLHYPPPGTNLHPAQPSILHYPPHCATLHTELPSTLHYPPPGTTLHPHNPPPGTTLHPALRATLHYPPPGTTLHPHYPPPGTTLHPALPSTWNNPPPGTTLHAELPLTLHKPPPGTTLHPAQLSARHNPPPCTTLYPALRSTRHYPPPCNTLYPAQPSTLHYPPPCTTLHSALPSMRHYPPSGTTLHPALPSTRHNPPHGTTLHPVIPFTLHNPPPCTTLYRALPSTLHNPPPCTTLNPALHSMRQYLPRCTTHHPALPSTLHYLPPGTTLHPVLPSTWNNPPPGTTLHAALPSTRHNPASCTTLHQEQPSTRHYPPRRTTLDPAQTSTRHYAPPCTTLCQAQPSTMHYPLPGTTLHPVIPFTLHNPPPCTTLHPALSSTRHYPPPCTTLDPAQPSTGH, encoded by the exons ATGCAGCACTCCCCTCCACCCTGCACAACCCATCACCTGGCACAAGTCTCCATCCGGCACTACCCTCCACCTGGCACTACCCTCCATCCTGCACTACCCTTTaccctgcactaccctccaccctgcacGACCCTCTGTCCGGCACAACCCTCCACGCGGCACTACCCTCCACGCAGCACTACCCTCCACCACGCAGTAAGCGccaccctgcactaccctccacccgGCACAACCCTCCACCCGGCACAACCCTCCACCCTGTACTACCCTCCACCAGGCACaaccctccaccctgcactaccctcTACCCAGCACaaccctccaccctgcactaccctcTACCCGGCACTACCCTCCACATggcactaccctccaccctgtAATACCCTTTACCCTGCACaaccctccaccctgcactaccctccaccTTGCACTACCTTCCACCCGGCACAAACCTCCACCCTGAACTACCCTTCATCCTGCACTACCCTCTACCCGGCACAACCCTGCACTCTGCACTACCCTCTACACGGCACAACCCTCCACCCTGCAATACCCTCCACCCGGCACAACCCTCAACCCGGCACAACACTCCACCCTGTACTACCCTCCACCCTGTACTACCCTCAACCCGGCACTACCCTCCACCCGGCACAACCCTACACActgcactaccctccacccgGCACTAACCTCCACCCGGCACAACCCTCCATCCTGCACTACCCTCCACACTGTGCTACCCTCCACACTGAactaccctccaccctgcactaccctccacccgGCACAACCCTCCACCCGCACAACCCTCCACCTGGCACcaccctccaccctgcactacgtgccaccctgcactaccctccacccgGCACAACCCTCCACCCG CACTACCCTCCACCCGGCACAACCCTGcaccctgcactaccctccaccTGGAACAACCCTCCACCCGGCACTACCCTCCACGCAGAACTACCCTTGACCCTGCACAAACCTCCACCCGGCACTACGCTCCACCCTGCACAACTCTCTGCCAGGCACAACCCTCCACCATGCACTACCCTCTACCCGGCACTACGCTCCACAcggcactaccctccaccctgtAATACCCTTTACCCTGCACaaccctccaccctgcactaccctccaccTTGCACTACCCTCCACTCGGCACTACCCTCAATGCGGCACTACCCTCCATCCGGCACaaccctccaccctgcactaccctcTACCCGGCACAACCCTCCACAcggcactaccctccaccctgtAATACCCTTTACCCTGCACAACCCTCCACCCTGTACTACCCTATACCGtgcactaccctccaccctgcacaaccctccaccctgcactaccctcAACCCGGCACTACACTCCATGCGGCAGTACCTTCCACGCTGTACTACCCAccaccctgcactaccctccaccctACACTACCTTCCACCCGGCACAACCCTGCACCCTGTACTACCCTCCACCTGGAACAACCCTCCACCCGGCACTACCCTCCACGCAGCACTACCCTCCACCCGGCACAACCCTGCATCCTGCACTACCCTCCACCAGGAACAACCCTCCACCCGGCACTACCCTCCACGCAGAACTACCCTTGACCCTGCACAAACCTCCACCCGGCACTACGCTCCACCCTGCACAACTCTCTGCCAGGCACAACCCTCCACCATGCACTACCCTCTACCcggcactaccctccaccctgtAATACCCTTTACCCTGCACaaccctccaccctgcactaccctccacccAGCACTATCCTCCACGcggcactaccctccaccctgcacGACCCTCGACCCGGCACAACCTTCCACCGGGCACTAA